A single genomic interval of Rutidosis leptorrhynchoides isolate AG116_Rl617_1_P2 unplaced genomic scaffold, CSIRO_AGI_Rlap_v1 contig415, whole genome shotgun sequence harbors:
- the LOC139883543 gene encoding LOW QUALITY PROTEIN: calcium/calmodulin-regulated receptor-like kinase 2 (The sequence of the model RefSeq protein was modified relative to this genomic sequence to represent the inferred CDS: inserted 1 base in 1 codon; deleted 2 bases in 2 codons) gives MTPLLPHTEVLAADLKSGEREFQTEVSLLGRLRHRNLLNLVGYCVDKGNHMLVYEYFSLHCIRNFVFGGVKKKTLSWDERLQIALDISHGVEYLHEGVIPPIIHRDLKSENILLDHSMRAKVANFGLSKEDVYDGRNSGLKYICLNKPLDPEYITTKKFTMKSDVYSFGVVIFELIMVIHPDQNLMKYVNLAEMSSDGIDEILEKKLVGKCSTEEVRNLSSNAHKCLHKIPXKRHSTREVAQAILTIKQM, from the exons ATGACTCCTCTTCTTCCTCATACAGAG GTTCTTGCAGCTGATTTAAAGTCGGGGGAGAGAGAGTTTCAAACTGAG GTATCTCTACTTGGAAGACTGCGTCATCGAAATCTTTTGAATTTAGTTGGATATTGTGTAGATAAAGGAAATCACATGTTAGTTTATGAGTA CTTTTCCCTTCACTGTATTCGGAATTTTGTTTTTGGAGGA GTGAAAAAAAAAACTTTAAGTTGGGATGAAAGGCTTCAGATTGCTCTTGATATTTCTCATGGAGTTGAATATCTTCATGAAGGG GTTATACCACCAATCATACATCGTGACTTGAAGTCTGAAAATATATTGTTGGACCACTCCATGAGGGCCAAG GTTGCTAATTTTGGGTTGTCGAAGGAAGATGTTTATGATGGTAGAAATTCTGGACTAAAG TACATATGCCTAAATAAACCATTAGACCCAGAATACATAACCACAAAGAAGTTCACAATGAAGAGCGATGTTTATAGCTTTGGCGTTGTCATTTTTGAACTAATCATGGTCATCCATCCAGACCAA AACTTGATGAAATATGTTAATCTT GCTGAGATGAGTTCAGATGGCATTGATGAGATCCTGGAGAAGAAACTGGTTGGAAAATGTAGCACTGAAGAAGTAAGGAACTTATCAAGCAATGCTCATAAATGCTTGCACAAAATAC AGAAACGACATTCAACTAGAGAAGTTGCACAAGCTATTTTGACGATTAAACAAATGTGA